One Carassius auratus strain Wakin unplaced genomic scaffold, ASM336829v1 scaf_tig00005214, whole genome shotgun sequence genomic window carries:
- the LOC113070747 gene encoding uncharacterized protein LOC113070747, with the protein MEVTNEEAACKVYAVLMEPEIVSRLRKKYHSLRRQVCLIQSISLLLCFSCCVFTLLNHAFPPQCTENGTKGISKFEMQHQVLESNSREETKPKQRDTSFIRLTVKNDHPFTKAGFVPWMATPEYQSPDSTSYFILEEDNESLKILHEGTYKVSLQITYRKFSEQPENEEILLQHDINHDTAAYPLDLPLLTHCETVNSTNWRKSLFSEGIFYLNSGDKLKVFSNNLNLIDVGDKFVQKTFFVVYPHFTSCG; encoded by the exons ATGGAAGTGACAAACGAAGAGGCAGCCTGCAAAGTCTACGCAGTTTTAATGGAGCCCGAGATCGTGAGCCGTTTGAGGAAAAAGTACCACTCACTGCGGAGACAGGTCTGTTTGATCCAGTCCATCAGCCTGCTGCTCTGCTTCAGCTGCTGCGTGTTCACGCTCCTGAACCACGCGTTCCCGCCACAATGCACG GAAAATGGAACTAAGGGGATATCTAAATTTG AAATGCAGCATCAAGTTTTGGAATCGAATAGCAGAGAAGAAACGAAGCCGAAACAAAGAGACACATCTTTCATTCGCCTCACAG TTAAAAACGATCACCCGTTCACTAAAGCCGGATTTGTGCCATGGATGGCTACCCCAGAGTATCAGTCACCAGACTCTACCAGTTACTTCATCTTGGAAGAAGATAATGAATCTCTGAAAATCCTTCATGAAGGAACATACAAGGTTTCTCTGCAGATTACGTACAGAAAATTCAGTGAACAACCAGAAAATGAGGAAATATTACTTCAACATGATATTAATCATGACACTGCTGCGTATCCTCTAGACCTGCCCCTGCTCACCCACTGCGAAACAGTGAACAGTACAAACTGGAGGAAAAGTCTGTTTTCTGAAGGTATTTTTTACCTCAATTCTGGGGACAAACTCAAGGTGTTTTCCAATAATCTCAACCTCATTGATGTTGGAGATAAATTTGTGCAAAAAACATTCTTTGTGGTGTATCCTCATTTTACCTCGTGTGGATAA